CGCCCATGGGAGAAATCCAGATGGGCGGTGAGGTCAGAGCAGGACCCCATGGTGACAATGGCATAGCAGATCAGtaggggtggtggaggaggatctCACAAACGGGGAGGTGGGGCGGCTGCCGCAAATCTTCAAACAGCTTGCATGCAAGCATCGCAGGATCCTCCTCCAGCTCTGATGAAACGCCTAGGAGCTAGTGTGGACCTTCGCTAGGCACTAGCATCTCCCGATGGAGGCGGGCGCCACGGCCGGAGCAGCTGGCGACGGCTTAGGCGGTGGCCGCCGGGGTCTGGGTGACCACCGGCACTAGGACAGACACATGCGGCGTATGTGCGGGTAGGCGAGGCACGGGTCATGTGCGGTCGACGGCGTGCGGCCTTCAAGCGCGGGCGGACACGCGGACCTGAGGTGGCGGACGCGCGGGTGGCGTGCGGGCCAGCGGCGGCGGACGTGTGCCTGGGCCAGCGGTGGCGGACGTGTGTGTTCTTGTCTCCCCTTGTACTCTTGTCTGTTCTTATATATATAGTCGCACCTTGTTCTTGTGTCTTCCTTGTGGTGGCGTTGGTGGCATAGCAGAGGCGGTAGCCTTCCTGTTACTCCAGGGCCAGAAGGGATGGGTGTTTAGGGTTTCGCATGTCTAGACTCTCACGTAGCGTTAGCTTGGATGAGGATTACAGAGCCTCTTTTTTATAAGGGTTGTGCAACGGGGAGCCACAAGCCTGCAATCTCAACCAAACTTGTGTTTGTGACTCTGATCAAGTCACGTGTTTGGTGTCCTCACCGTTGCCTAAAATCAACCCAACAATTGTGTTTTAATAAACACCACCTTGCAAGTTTAGAGCAACACTGCCTAAATTATGTGTGCGTTTACTATTTATTGTACACCATTTGGACCGATAGATTTATATATGCCCAAAGTACTTTTGATATAGTattaattttacatccatcaaCAAATGTAAAATCTACATTTGAAGGCTTTCTTCTACCTATAAGAAAGGTAATTGTAATGAATGAAGAGGAATACTAAATCGTAATGAAGAGGAATACTAAAACATAATTTTACATCCATTCTAAattctattttttgtttttatgCTAAGCCATTTAAAAAAAAAGTTGATTAAGTTTATATATAAAAATACATCAATATCTAAAACAGCATATTAGTTTTTTATTAAACTCTCTAGAAAATATATTtgatatttatttatttgaacttgtagaTTATTGGCTACAAATAGAATGTTGCATAGATCAGgatcaaaatattattttttatatgatATAACACACGTTCAAATTTGAACATATGTTCTTATGTTATATGTTTTTCGGTTGCAATATATGAAAATATTTTTTTGGTACTTATTTATTTGGACTTACAAATTATAATTTAGTACTGTTTTCATCCCAAAATGAGTCTTCATCTTATATTTCAAGGAGTTAAACAATTTTATTAGTACTctcttaatctaatgatacttatctagtgtcacaaatattttttatctttttagtcaaagttaaaagtcTTTGATACTATTTAATCATGTCATATGTTTTCATACTAAACCTATTTGGAAATACAGATTTTGATACTATTTTCTTCAAATTTAGTTATAGTTGAGATTAATTAACTATTTTAAATGTGAGAGGAAGATTTATTTTGGAAAGCAGGGactaatattttttctaaaatataCTGGTGTGATGATAAATAAAATGTACTGCTGCAGTGCTCCCGTTTCCAGTCCACGCCATCTGAAAAAAAGGTAATGCTTACTCTCTGCATCTCTGGTCTCTTCTCTCAAAAATATCTCCCGATTGCTCTCGCCCATCGCGTGCTGCTTTGCGGCGTGCGCTCGAGGCTGCCGTCTTCCCTATCGCGCCCTCCATCTCGCACTGTGCGGCTCCCCCATCCAGCGTTGCGCTCCATCCCCCGCCGTGCCTGCTCCAGCTAGCTACGCACCGCGCGGCCCGTTGCTGCGCACCATGCCCCGTCCCCTGCACATGCCGAGGTGCTGCCAATGCCACCGTTACCCACCAAAAGGTTGTGGCCGCTGCCGACGCCCTGGGCGCCGCGATGTGCGACCTCAGCAAGGAGATGATGTGATGAaagcgcatgtttcaagtgttttagacgtttcagaggtatgttgcgattgtttcatatgaatgttgcaaaagtagatcgggggattgcatatgttgtaagtgtttcagaggcatattgcaaatgttttataggtttgtttaaaatgtttcatctgttccagacgtatgttgcaagtgttttgatctgaatgttgcatatgttttacacatatggtgcaacaatatgttccaaatgtttcagctgtttcagtcttatgttgcagtaagtgttttcatgttgcaagttgcaaataTTTTATCCGAATGTTGCATAAGTttcacatgtatgttgcaagtgtatgttctatatgtgcgtatgttgcattcaagtattTCATGCTGCACATCTTTCATATTGTTCAGCGCGGGAGTGATGGTGGCACGGCGCGGGCACCAGGGAATGGGCGCGTGACGAGCTGGGAGCCGACGGACGGGGTGCGCTCCAGGCCGACGAACGAGGCGCGATGAGGGTGGGGTGCGAGTGCGGAGTGGTGCGAACGGGGTGAGCTGTGGGCCTGTCCGTATGAACTACTTTTCAGCCGAGTCAGTCTACTTCAGTTTATTTTTCCTCACAAAATACTATTAAATCAGTCGAAACCAGCCAATTTTAATATCAGCGGAACAGGCCCTATGAGTACGATGTGAGTCCTCTAACGCGCGGACGCTACGCCGGGGTGGAATGCTCGTACGGGTCGAGAAAAACCCAGGCTGCGTGGGCCTGCGAACGTTTCCGCCCGGACGCGAGCACCTCGGTCTCAAAAAAAACCCTGCGTGAAATTTGCCACCACACCCGCACCCGCACGCGGCCACCGTTCCCAATCCCCGTCGTTTCCGTCACGCCGCTCCCGGGCCCCACACGGCTACACCACCCCAACTCCAACGCTGCCGGCCCAACCCCACACGGCCACACAGCCGTTGTTGCCCccaatcctctaccattccaaaGTCCAAATCCTACCCTACCGCCGCCGCCCAGACCCTAGAGCCGCCACAGATGACAGACCCGCTCGCCGCCGCCTAGAACCTTGGACTAGAAGGAGGAGCTGCGTCCGGAGAGACAGGGAGTTGCGACCGGCGGGAAGGAGGGCAAGGAGCTGGATCGTGCCGCCATTGTTGCTGGGAAGGGTCATCGGGAAAAAGGAGGTCCGCGTACGTGGTACGTGTCGCCGTGGAAGGGAAGCTTGAAGGATATAAGGGAAGGAGGAGATCTGCGTCTGTGCCGCTGAGCAAGGAAGTCTTCAAGGTGAGAAGAAAAACATTTCTCTTATATCAGTGCTTTGGTTTACTTCTTGTGCGCACCGTGAATGCGGTCTGCTTAATTGGATTGCTAAATGTATTAAATTAAACATGGCTTTAGATATCGATTTTGTAAGGCTACGTTGGGTCATCTAACGATAACTCTTTGGGTTACGATTTATGTGTGCACGTGCAAAAATAAATGCTAAGCCACTTTGTTGATTTGTTTAAGTATGATTCGTGAACCAAGATACTTGTGGGACAAACTGTATATAGCAGCTTCTGATGTGTCCATGATCTCTACAGTGCAGCTGTTTAAGAGAATTAAACTATTAGATTGTTCATTCCCAATGATTGTTTGAAAAAATAAGTATGTTTCGTGCACCAAGATACTTGTGGTACATACTGTATATAGCAGCTTCTGATGTGTCCATGATCTCTACAGTGCACATGAATCAAACTTAACCCCATGGCTGGTTAGTACCTCATGCTCCTACCTTGCATTGTCTCACTGTTTGCATTTCCTCTCTGTTTTTGTTACTAGTAATTAGCATGTTTGTGTTCTGTATTAAACTTGTTTGCTTGTAAGTTTCACAATACACATGCTATCCGTGATGGTGTGATGTGCACAATGACATGCTAACTCGTTTCAGTTTATTGTTGCCAAATTAACTAtgatagtactccctccattccaaattataagacattttggcttttcgagATACATaagttttgctatgcacttatatatacactatgtctagatacataataaaagtaatgtatctagaaaagccaaaatgtcttataaattggaatggagggagtagaagactgtactctttttttttaaaaaaaatagaagaCTGAACTTGGATGTTCCTAGGATGGAATGGCAATGGTTTTCTACACCACGCTTTCAGTGGTGCCCCTCTGCTTAAAAATCCACAGTAATTTGTCCTCTAGATTGGCACAATGGAATGGACCGTGCACTTATAATAACAAGTGCATATTTTATCTTTTGTCTGACAAATTGCAGATTTTAAAGAGTTCGTTACTCAGAACAATACTTGTGGGCTTTCTAATAAAGCTGCAGGACCGTGTATGTCCATAAGAACCAGACATCTACAGCGATATTCACCTCCTTTGTTTTCTGTCATCTAAGATTTGCAGATCACAATGGACATCtccagcagcagccgccgtcgcCACTGCAAGAATCCTCCCTCAGAGTCATctgtccttggtgaggtgagagACTGGGCGGCACTGCGTGATGATGTGCTGCTCAACATCTTTCTGAGGTTGGGGTCCTGCGAGATCATGTGGGGGGCAAGGCTGTGTGCAAGGCATGGCGGTGTGTCACGGTCGAGGAGCCTGAGCTCTGGCGCCATATTCATATCACAAGAGTCCCAGAATGGTCATCCATTGAAATTGCTGTGCGTGATGCTGTGGACCGCAGTGCAGGGCTGTGTGAAGCATTCTCAGGGCCTTGGGACGATGAGTCGCTGCTCTATCTGGCTGAAAGGTTTATCTATAGAACCATCTTCTTTTTATCTAATGTTGTCGTATAATTGATCAATAACTCATGTTTTATGTATATTGCTTGTAGCAAATTCTTCAATCATGAACATCTTTTTTACATTTTCTAGATGGTGGCATTGTTTTTACCGTATGCTTCTTCATGAAAGATCTTGCAATCGTAGAAGTTTTATCAGTTGTTACTCTACTAAGGTGTTCTGTGCTAGCACCAAATGATGAGCACCGCACATAGTTTTTGAGAGGAAAATCACAATGCTAGACAAATGCCATTCAATAAAAATTGCAAGGGTTCTTGTATTCTTGTGTTTCATACTCTCTTGCATGACTTGTAAATTGTTAttaattactccctccattccaaattataagacattttggcttttctagatacatagcttttgtaatgtacttagatatacacttatatctagatacatagtacaTGGCATAATAAGTCCACTTGATCATCTAGTATTTGTTGCTTGCAATACTTAACACAGTTGGTTACCATTGTGTTCATGAATCGAGTTAATGTTGAACTCTAGGAGGTTCAATCTCCGCATCGTGGAATCTAATTTGGGGGCATTCACTCCTCCAGGTCACCCTCTTTGAAAATGCTCCATATTCATCTATCATGTGACATGGACGCATCCTATGAAGTATTGATTGAAGCCATCAAGCAGCTCCCTACTCCTCAGGCTCCTCTACTCCTCAGGCTCCACCACGTACGAACACGCTGATATGTCTTGTCTATAAGCCAAGCTGAGTTGGCTTGTTGTACTTGCTCTAACATAGATAAGTACGCCAGCAATGAATGAATTAGAATGCATTTGTGCATTAATGATGATAGAGCTGCCGCAAATTTTGATGTGCAGTAGAATGCTAGAGGTTGGTCTATTAAATTCCACAACAGGACCCTTCGTCTTCTGCACCTGTGCATCAAAGCATGCAGCTCAAGCGTCAATAAAAACTGCAGGCGGCAGCGAAATTGTTCTCCACAGAGCACACCAACGTTTTCGTCTGCCGAAGATTTCACAGACCGCAGCTATGCCGTCCTCCCGACGCCGCGAACCTCCCTCGTCTTCATCAGCGCCCAGTGAGGCGAGGGACTGGGCGGCGCTGCCTCAGGACATCCTGTTAACCGTCTTCCTCAAGCTTGGGCCCTGTGAGATCATGCAGGGCGCGGAGCTCGTGTGCACGATGTGGCGGCGCGTCGCCGTCGATGAGCCCCTGCTGTGGCGCAGCATCGACATGGGCACGGTTTCGACATTGTCCCCCGTCGGGCGCGCGGTGGCGTGTGCCGCGCTCAACCGTGGCGCGGGGCAGTGTGAATCCTTCTCGGGATCTTGCGACGATGACATGCTGCCATATCTGGTGGAAAGGTATCTGGTGTGCTCTCGTGACCCCTGAGTCACTTCTGTTTTTTTCAGTATAATGACTCGTTTGAAAATAGCATCTATGTTTTTAAATTTTTCTAATAAGTTGTATGAAATATCTTTCTATGTGATGAAATTTGGACTGGACTCATCGTTGTGCTTCTAAACATTGATAAATGTTCAGTTAAAAGGTCGAATCAGCTATATTGTATATTCAACTTGAACTGCAGAAATTTAGAAGTTGATTTTGCACAGATGATGGATCAGTTTTACTGCTGAGTTATGTTAGCTTAGTATGACTGTCAATCGACATGTCACTGTTCTGTAATTTGTAGATTACACTGTTTTGGATAATTTTTGGGGGCAGTTCAGGCTGTTTCATTCACAGTAGTGCTAGGTGGTTTATCTTTCTAGCTACCGAGTTAACGCTGATATTATGGTCTCTTCCAAGTAATATCCATGACGTTTTAGCCTAACTGGTTATATTATATTGTTGTTAAGATTGGATATAGCTATGTTAGGTTCTTGTTGTGAACGCAATAATGTTAAAGTTACTAATATTACTGTCATATTTAGTTGACTATATATACAGGTTGTCTAATTTATGGCATTGTTCCTTATTACAGAGCACCCTCTTTGAAAAGCCTCCATCTCTCATGTTTCGATGGACCCAACCAAGTGCTTGTTGTAGTGCTCAAGAATCTCTCGCTCCTCGAGGATCTTGAAGTATCTCCCTCGTTGCTTAGCATTGGCACTGAGAATTTGCTTGAATCTGTGTGCCAAGCTTGCCCTCTTCTCAGGAAACTCAGAGTCAGGTTCAGTATTGatgaaaattattttgccgatgaGGAGATCAGGGAAAAGATCAATGGGATATTTACAACTATGTGTGAGCTACTCTCCTTAGAACTGTTGAACTGTGACCTCACTGTTGAAGGATTGgcagccatacttgatcattgCCCTGTACTTGAATCTCTCTACATTACGGGTTGTTTTGGAGGTGAGATGGATGCAGAACTAAGGGGAAAATGTGCGAAAGTGAAGAACCTGACCCTTCCATATGGCCCGGCTGAAGAATATTATAACGACGAGGATTATGAATGGAGAAATGATGATGAATTTGGGATAACTGATCATGGTCTAAGAGATTACCTTCACTATAATAGCTGGGAGATGCCCTACCATCCTCAGTACCATTATTTTTGTGATGACCTTGACCTTAGGGATATTATGGATTTCCGTGACTGACTGCGATCtcccctggctgattttgttgcagtGATGGCATCTATGTCACTTCGATCCACTGTATCAGGACATAAATATTTTGATTTCTCATGCATTAGGAATACTTGCAACTAATGGGTTGTGCCACCTGCCATCTTGTTTTATATATGTGAACTTGCACTACTTTGGGCAAATCTTAAGTGCGAGTGCAAATGTATAGAACCACTAAATCCGTTTGCAATGTATGTCATCGATTATAGTCGTTAATCTATCGTTTTTTCTCTTTATCTAGTAGCTTGTTTCTGGTGCTTGCTTGCGGCACCTGTTGATGTCTTTTAAACTTTTCTGAATGTTGAATTGTGCTACCTTGTAAGCTGGTATCCCCAGCAGACTATGTGCTTTCAATATAAGCAGGGCCAAGGCCTTCAGTCTAAAAATTATGGTCGTTAATGCTACATTTCTGAAAGTACATTCAGTTTTTAGTGTGGTGCTAGATGCACTCATGGCTTCAAATCTTGTGGCCGCAATTCACATGCACAGCACAAGTGCTTAAGCTGCAGTTCTATTTGAGTTTTGATATCACAACGGGTGCGACGTCCTTGCAATTTTCGTATCTATCTC
This DNA window, taken from Miscanthus floridulus cultivar M001 chromosome 13, ASM1932011v1, whole genome shotgun sequence, encodes the following:
- the LOC136501502 gene encoding putative F-box/LRR-repeat protein 22 isoform X1; translation: MDISSSSRRRHCKNPPSESSVLGEVRDWAALRDDVLLNIFLRLGSCEIMWGARLCARHGGVSRSRSLSSGAIFISQESQNGHPLKLLCVMLWTAVQGCVKHSQGLGTMSRCSIWLKGGSEIVLHRAHQRFRLPKISQTAAMPSSRRREPPSSSSAPSEARDWAALPQDILLTVFLKLGPCEIMQGAELVCTMWRRVAVDEPLLWRSIDMGTVSTLSPVGRAVACAALNRGAGQCESFSGSCDDDMLPYLVERAPSLKSLHLSCFDGPNQVLVVVLKNLSLLEDLEVSPSLLSIGTENLLESVCQACPLLRKLRVRFSIDENYFADEEIREKINGIFTTMCELLSLELLNCDLTVEGLAAILDHCPVLESLYITGCFGGEMDAELRGKCAKVKNLTLPYGPAEEYYNDEDYEWRNDDEFGITDHGLRDYLHYNSWEMPYHPQYHYFCDDLDLRDIMDFRD
- the LOC136501502 gene encoding putative F-box/LRR-repeat protein 9 isoform X2 encodes the protein MNELECICALMMIELPQILMCSRMLEVGLLNSTTGPFVFCTCASKHAAQASIKTAGGSEIVLHRAHQRFRLPKISQTAAMPSSRRREPPSSSSAPSEARDWAALPQDILLTVFLKLGPCEIMQGAELVCTMWRRVAVDEPLLWRSIDMGTVSTLSPVGRAVACAALNRGAGQCESFSGSCDDDMLPYLVERAPSLKSLHLSCFDGPNQVLVVVLKNLSLLEDLEVSPSLLSIGTENLLESVCQACPLLRKLRVRFSIDENYFADEEIREKINGIFTTMCELLSLELLNCDLTVEGLAAILDHCPVLESLYITGCFGGEMDAELRGKCAKVKNLTLPYGPAEEYYNDEDYEWRNDDEFGITDHGLRDYLHYNSWEMPYHPQYHYFCDDLDLRDIMDFRD
- the LOC136501502 gene encoding putative F-box/LRR-repeat protein 9 isoform X3; this translates as MLEVGLLNSTTGPFVFCTCASKHAAQASIKTAGGSEIVLHRAHQRFRLPKISQTAAMPSSRRREPPSSSSAPSEARDWAALPQDILLTVFLKLGPCEIMQGAELVCTMWRRVAVDEPLLWRSIDMGTVSTLSPVGRAVACAALNRGAGQCESFSGSCDDDMLPYLVERAPSLKSLHLSCFDGPNQVLVVVLKNLSLLEDLEVSPSLLSIGTENLLESVCQACPLLRKLRVRFSIDENYFADEEIREKINGIFTTMCELLSLELLNCDLTVEGLAAILDHCPVLESLYITGCFGGEMDAELRGKCAKVKNLTLPYGPAEEYYNDEDYEWRNDDEFGITDHGLRDYLHYNSWEMPYHPQYHYFCDDLDLRDIMDFRD
- the LOC136501502 gene encoding putative F-box/LRR-repeat protein 9 isoform X4, which codes for MPSSRRREPPSSSSAPSEARDWAALPQDILLTVFLKLGPCEIMQGAELVCTMWRRVAVDEPLLWRSIDMGTVSTLSPVGRAVACAALNRGAGQCESFSGSCDDDMLPYLVERAPSLKSLHLSCFDGPNQVLVVVLKNLSLLEDLEVSPSLLSIGTENLLESVCQACPLLRKLRVRFSIDENYFADEEIREKINGIFTTMCELLSLELLNCDLTVEGLAAILDHCPVLESLYITGCFGGEMDAELRGKCAKVKNLTLPYGPAEEYYNDEDYEWRNDDEFGITDHGLRDYLHYNSWEMPYHPQYHYFCDDLDLRDIMDFRD